The stretch of DNA GCGAATTTCTCCCGCGACAGCGCTTTAGTCGCACTCGAGAAGGTTGCCCAATTCGACGAACTGCTGCCCGGTTTCTATGTCTGGCACCTCATCGATAAGAAGACCGGTACTTATCTAACCGCAGTTACGCAAGGCGAAGCCCGGATTTCTCCGAACCAATTGCGCCGTGTTACCAAACGCAAGTTGGAACAGGAACGGCAAGCGCTAGTCCAAGCGAAATCCGATCTCGAAGCACAAGTCGCTGATTTAGAAAAGCGTAAAGCCGCGCTGCTCGGTCAGATGGAAACGATAAGCAAAGAGCGTGATGTCGCTAAGGATGAAGTGACCAAAGTGAGCGCCGAAAAGCAAGTTCTCAATGCAGAGAAGGAACAACTCACCCTCAAATTGAATTCGGTTTATTATTCGATTGGCAACTTCAATGAATTGTCCAAGAAGGGTGCACTCAAGAAACCGTTCCTCGGAAAAATCAAGAGCGAAGACCTCTCGAAAGTACAATTCGACCGTACGCTGGATTTGTCGAAGTTGCAACAGATTTCGCTCACTGCCGCCAATGTTGGCTTAAAGCAAATCAAAGGCATCACGATATTCCCGGAAGCGATGTATAAAGCCAATGTCGATTATAAAGTCACCTTGGAAGGGGGAAACGCTACAGTGTTGTTTACGAACCCGGATCGTTTCAAAGGCACCAATATCGTAATCGCTGCGAAGTAATCATTTCTTGCCGAGAGCAATACAGAACGGGGTGTAGCGATACACCCCGTTTTTGTTGTTCGTAATCGATAACACAACCGGTTCATTTTGCTCTGGAATGGATTCGTTGTTATTTTGGGGTGTCGAAGTGTACATACTTCATCGGGAATCCTGTGCTCGGCAACGAAAATCAGGAGCGGCCCCCGCCACGGTAAGCGTTGAAACGAATCAGACATGCCACTGTTTTCACCGGATCGAACGAATCGGTTGGGAAAATGGGAAGGCGATTCGGTCAGCCCCACGGCTGATACGCAAGTCCGGAAACCGGCTTCGACACTGTTAGCCCACTCGCGGGGTGCGAGACGACGGTGCGAATTCCTTACCGCATTCTCAACACCAGTCCTACTCCTCCCCCGATGCTTCATATTCATGGACGGGAGGTCTCATGATCGTCGATTTAATTATCAAGTCGTTATCTCAATTCCGCACTCGACACACCATTGCGTTTCTCATTTTTGCCACCAGTGGTTTACATACTGTCAGCAATGCCGCATTTCCTGATTCACATGGGATATTCTACATCCGGAATTTTACGAATTCTCATCTCATCTGGCAACCGTTGGATCAATCTGCAGCAGTCGATTTAGGGTCGTTAGGTACGACAGCGAACCGGGTCAAATGCTCAGAAGAATATGTTATTGTTGTTCATTCGGGTGGGTTTCAAACGGGAAGCGGTAGCGCGCTCTGGTATGCCACCGTAATCGAAGTGACCCAAGCAATCCAACTGCAACGAGTCATCCAATGGACGACCTGCACCTTCCCTGCTTTCTCTAATGCTTACGACGTTGCAATCGTTGGCGATACCGCATGGGTGACCTTGTTAGGATCAAGTCAAATCGCCGGAGTTCGATTGAGTACGAACCAGCAATTCGCTACGGTAAACACAGCATCTTATCCACAAGATGTTCTTTTGGCGAATCGACAACTGTATGTCAGCGGTTCCGGTTTTGGATCAGGGCGATACGTCGCTCGCCACAACCCAATCACCGGATTACTCATCGACAGTATCGCGGTCGGCACGAATCCACAAGGATTGTGCGTTTACGATGAGAACATTTACGTTGCCTGTTCCGGAACCAGTTGGACGCAACCGCCGATCGCTGGTAATTGCACAATCATCCATCCAACCGGACTTACAACGAGTATCATCCATCCTACTATTACTGCTCACCCTTTCAGCATTACAGCCACTACTTCAGGGCGAATTGTCTTGATCGATTCCAACGAACCAAGAGTCTTTCAGATTGAGCAGACACAACCTGGCGACTATCGTTTGATCGTTCCGGCAGCCGTTGTGGCTGACTGGAATGTTGTTGCCACGGTACAGGATTCCCTTGTAGTTTCATCATTGCAATTAGATGTTCTTAATGTTTTCGATTCCGATTGGAATCCCGGTCAATCTTACTCCACCTCTGGCAATGCTGCGGCGATGGAGTTTTGGCAGGGAAGAAACAATACCGTTTCGGAACAGCGATCACACGTACCAAACAACACCGTACTTCAAACGGTGTATCCAAATCCATTTAACTCGAGTACGAATATTCTCCTCCGGTTACCACATAGCGAATCGGGAACCCTAACAATTTTCGATCGGAGCGGGCGAGAGATTCAGCGGAATGTCGTTCATGGCAATGGTAGCGGCAATACCCGAATCACGATTCGTCTTAACGATAAGGCAAGCGGTACTTACTTTGCGCAATGGATAGGGAAAGGTTCTCAAGAAACAATACCACTTGAGTTAGTGAAGTGAAGTACCACTTCCATTGGCTCTGCCTACTCTTGCTTATCGGTCTTTTGGGTTGTTCAAAGGACGATTCCGAAAACCCGGTTGTTCCGGAAACTGCCGACCCGTGGCCCGATGAAGTGATTTCCTTCCGTCCCGGTTCAGGAGCGGGATTTGGACAATCGAATTATCCCGGAAATGTATTAGGAGCGCCCGATACTTCTGCCAGTTGGTACTCCCCCTCTAATCGGGAAACTGAAATCCTTGCGATGGGAAATGGTGGCGAACTTGTGTTGGCATTTCGCGATGGCGGCATCGAAAACGGTGAGGGAGTCGACTTCACCATTTTTGAAAATGTCTTTGAGAACCGGATATCTCATGAATTGTACCAGGAGTGCGCCTTCGTGTCCGTAAGCGATAATGGGAACGATTGGTTTACTTTCCCTTATGACACAATAACTTTCGTAGGATTGGCAGGTCGAACCCCAACCAATGGAAACATCAATCCTACAATGTTCCCGGAAGCGGGGGGAGATGGCTTCGATTTAGCAACCGTTGGATTGCAACATGCTACTTTCGTGAAATTAACCGATTGTGGTTCCAGCATACCTGACGATGGCGATTCCTTCGATCTCGATGCAATCGTTGTGCTGAACGGTGAAGGCAAGTAATCAGTGTTTTAAACAAAAAAGTAGGGGGGCAAGACACCTTGCCCCTTTATGTTGTAGTGAATTATGTTTAGCTCAGTCGGACTTTTCAACCGCCAAGAGTGCCTTTGGTCCGTCGGAAGCACTAAAGTAATATCCAACACCCGCTTTTGTTCGTACAAAGATTTGATCCGATTCAAATAGTGAAACGGCAAATCCGCTATCGGGTAACATCGTAATGCGACTCGGACCGCCAGCGAGTTGAATCGCTCCCACCGAGACCCAATTATCTAAACGAACTGCCTGTACAGTTCCCACTGAATTCGTACTTAAACTCCAAGCCGGAAGATAGCCCCACAAACCACCGGTAGAATCGGAACCTATCGCTAAATCACCAACAAAGGCGCTAAACACAATCGGTGTCCCGATAACAGCCAAAGAAGTCGCATTGAAATGCCACAATGCACCACCGATATCATTGTAATTCCCAGTACACACGACATATAAGTCGTTTCCATTTACGCGTGCGACTTGCGGATTCACACCAACTTGAATTGTATTCTGTACCTCGGATGCCAATGAATCAATCACCATGATCGATCCAATTCCAAACTGTTGTGTTGCGAGATAGTTCGTATTTGTTACAACGACTCGTCCGTCCGGTAGTACCGCAATGCCTTGCGGAGCAACGCCGACGTTCAAATGACCATTCACGGGAATGTTGGTATTTACGTCGTAACAACCGATTGTATTTTCCAGCCAATTGGTGACATAGTAATAATTGCCGCTCGCGCTAAAGGCAAGGGAATAGGGATTGGGATTTGTACTATATAAGAAAAGATCCACTGATTCCAGAAACACTGGCGCTTGCTCTTCATTCGTCTGGATAGAGTACTTTAGAATACTCGCCGTTTCCGAATGCAGTACCCAGATTTCATTCGTATGTGGCCGACGCACAATATCGTTGGCGGTTGGATCAAGTCCCCGAATAGCCGTGCGATTGCTGCCACTTGCTAATTCCAGTGCATTCAAAGTCCGGGCAAATTCATTCGCGATGTACAGAACACTCTTGCTGCCTGCAATGGCGACTGGTTCCGAAGAAGATGGTCCCGGACCGGAACATCCGATCAGGCTCAGAAATGATAACAAGACTGTGCTAATAACGAAAAATCTCAACCGAATCATGAGTAACTCCTACCACCCTAACCATTGAAAAGAACATTCTACCATCCGTCCCGGCAACGCCACTCCTTCTAACGCCCAACGTTCCCGGTTATATATATTACGTAGCGCAAGCGATACCGTGAGAGTGTTATTGGTTTGTTCATTGATAAACAACCGATAGGAAACACCCGCGTCGAGAATCGTTTCCGATGGTAAATCATACATTTTTCCAGTTTTGGGGTCGGTATTGGCTTCTAACGTATAACGTCGGGATTGGTAGTAACATCGGAAATACGTTTCATGTTGAAGACCATTTCCAAAACGGTAATGCGCCTTCGCGTCGAGTTGAACTTTCGGGATCAGTGGTAACTGATTTCCCCGATTTACATCGTCTGATGTGGCAATTCTCGCATCGGCATAGGAGAATGAGGTTCTCGTGGAAAACGGTGTCCACCATTTTTGCTCTGAACTTACGACACATCCACTCGCAATCGTTTCTTGTGTATTCT from bacterium encodes:
- a CDS encoding cell surface protein, with translation MKYHFHWLCLLLLIGLLGCSKDDSENPVVPETADPWPDEVISFRPGSGAGFGQSNYPGNVLGAPDTSASWYSPSNRETEILAMGNGGELVLAFRDGGIENGEGVDFTIFENVFENRISHELYQECAFVSVSDNGNDWFTFPYDTITFVGLAGRTPTNGNINPTMFPEAGGDGFDLATVGLQHATFVKLTDCGSSIPDDGDSFDLDAIVVLNGEGK
- a CDS encoding T9SS type A sorting domain-containing protein, with amino-acid sequence MIVDLIIKSLSQFRTRHTIAFLIFATSGLHTVSNAAFPDSHGIFYIRNFTNSHLIWQPLDQSAAVDLGSLGTTANRVKCSEEYVIVVHSGGFQTGSGSALWYATVIEVTQAIQLQRVIQWTTCTFPAFSNAYDVAIVGDTAWVTLLGSSQIAGVRLSTNQQFATVNTASYPQDVLLANRQLYVSGSGFGSGRYVARHNPITGLLIDSIAVGTNPQGLCVYDENIYVACSGTSWTQPPIAGNCTIIHPTGLTTSIIHPTITAHPFSITATTSGRIVLIDSNEPRVFQIEQTQPGDYRLIVPAAVVADWNVVATVQDSLVVSSLQLDVLNVFDSDWNPGQSYSTSGNAAAMEFWQGRNNTVSEQRSHVPNNTVLQTVYPNPFNSSTNILLRLPHSESGTLTIFDRSGREIQRNVVHGNGSGNTRITIRLNDKASGTYFAQWIGKGSQETIPLELVK